In the Triticum aestivum cultivar Chinese Spring chromosome 2B, IWGSC CS RefSeq v2.1, whole genome shotgun sequence genome, TCTCTGTTGCTTCAGTGAATCAGTGAAAAGAAGTTCGACAATCTATTTGTTATTTAATTACCGAGAAGcattttttgttctgcattttagATACTCTTTGTGACAGTATTGACTCTATTTCAGGTGTGCTGTTCTGGTCATGGAAAGAACGGAGCACTTTCTGTCCTACAACAATCTATTCGCCCTGATTTAATTACCGAGGTACATTTTTCTCTCCCCTTTTCATCCCAGTTATTACATAATATAGGAATAATGAGTTTGACCAGTGAGTTGTATGTCAATGTTCAGCTCAAACCCCAAATATTCCACCAATGCCTTTTGAAGAACTTGACCAACATATTCAAACTTTAATCCCTTGCGTTTTAGTGGTGTTTAGTCATTTTTTCTTACACGGAAATTTTTATGTTACCTACTTTATCTTGACTTACATTTGTTCTGTACTTGTGTAGGTGGAATTACCAAGTTGCAGAGGTATTTGGACAGTGTACTATAAGAGTTCCCGTGCACATACCAGTGAAGATAATGAATATCATGCATATCTGATAATAAGTCTAGAGAGCCGGACCATGGTATGATGGTAACAGAAATTTTATTTTTGCTGATTTCCCTTGCAGCTGTATACTGAAGTTTAATGCTTATGATTTTTTCGACATAGTATTTTGAGTGGAAGCTAACCACCCCCATAGCTATTATGACATTGAAAAGACCCAAAATCCTTGTAAAAAATCATGGCTATAGGGCACACTAGGCCTAGTTTTAAAACAGAACCAACAGCCTGACAAAAAACAGACGAGATCGGAGCCTACTCCTATCTGCTTTGCTAAAAAGACCATGTGAAGGAAAACGGGAAGCAGACATATTTTTGAAGTTGCCAGAGCGATGGAGAGGGAAGATAAGAAACTTAACTGAAGATATGTGGGTTCAGGTCGATGTGGCAAATGGACATGGTTAATCAAATTATCCACTAAATCAAAAGGACCAAGATTTCATAATACAAATTTTAAGTGTTTTGCCTTCaataatacacacacacacacacaaaatttcATAATACAAATTTTAAGTGTTTTGCCTTCAATAATACAAGAATCATTGTTTTCTTTGCATACACATCTTCATATAATCACTCTAATCCATATTCTTGAACTGCAACCTGAACACTGCACAAATTGACAATTGCATCTCCTTCTCTGAACATGAACGATTGTCTTTCTGAATTCATCTAATTTCTGGATTCATCCAACATCAACAACAAAATTTGTACAGAAAATACATCTCAAACACAACGTCGATGCTACTGATCCAGTGAGAACTGCAGCAGCCATTTTCCTGCACCCCCAGCCTGGAGACAGAACCATCAATCAATCAGTAGCATGATTGATCCTAGCAAGTACTCCAGTAAATATGCGGCATATGTACAGGGTTAATCTACATTACAATTACTGTTTGTAGTAACGACATTGGGTTACTAGTAACCTAAGAAGCATGGATACGGAGACACAGACACGGTGATACAACCTAAGAAGCACGGATACCGCAGTGGCATGTTAGCTGGAGCCTGGAGCAGGTTTGAGGTTGAACCCCTTTGTGGCGTTCGCGGCCGAGCAGCCTGAAAAATTAGGGTTCATATCAGGCCAAGCGTGTTACTGGGCCTCCCGAGTCCCCAGCGTGTCCCTGACGTATCCCAGCTGTATccctattttttctttctttttaatttGAAAAGAGGGGATACTGTGGGATACGCGTAGCATGTCTGGCCGTATCGCCGTGTCCAGTCCTACTAGGATGCTGATTCGGCAATTTCAGCCATGCCCGTCTTTTTAGCGAGTAACGGAAGGAAACAGCAAGGTCAATTGGGAAAGAAAATAGATCAGCATAGGATTGCTGACGAAAAGAGCGAAAACAGTAATGAAATTAAGAACAGAAATGAGACAAAGCAAGGGGGGAGGTCGCAGAGTTGCTTACCTTGATGAGCTTGGTCGGGGAGCTCTAGGAACAATAGCAGGTGCAAGCTGCCAGAGGACAGCTGGAGTAGGTCAGTGTGGCATCGGCAAGGGGATGTCCGGCTTGCATTGTCACTGCGTCCTGGTCCTGGGCATGGGGAATTGGAGCTGGGCTCCGGTTGAATTTGCTGTCGGGGTCCTTCTGAGAGGAGCTGTAGGGCACGCTGCTGCCTGCTCGGGACGGAGGCGTTGTGGGGCGTGGCGGGCGAGGGGTGAGCTATCCCTGAGAATCCATGCTGAGTGACAGCAACATTTGGAATCAGccttttccttcttttttgggcGGGGAGGCGGAGGTGATGACGTGGTGGCAATTTGCTTGTAAATAGCACCAACTTCAGTGGCAAAGATATACGGTGACGTGGTCCTCTTGGTGGTGAGAAAGGGGAGCTGGGGAGCTGGACTGCAGGCAGCACCCTGACCTGAAGCTGACATCTCTCAGGATCCTCACCTTAAccagctctgatgccaattgttagtAGCAACTAGTACAGGTTCTGTTTTGGGACTTAGTTTCTGGGCTGCGATGGATGCAGCTGGTGAGGCTTCACTCCTTATTTATAGCTGAAAGTAACTAGTATAGAACCACTTCTTACAGCCCAAGGCATCTTGACTTGACCCACAGACTTGTACATAAGACACAAACTTGACTCACTAGCTTACTACCCAAGGAAAAGACTTGACTCATTGACTGACTGCTGCAAGGATTTCTCTAACACAAGTTCCGGTTGTTCTTGTCGGCTTCAAGGTAGATCGTATTGAAGTCCCCACACAGAAGCTAAAGGTCGGCATAGGGGATGGTCCCAAAACGTTAGGTTTTTGGGAATCAAGGAATTTTAGGGTAAGGGGAGATACTCTTATGCTGTCTCCAATTCCAGGGGCAAGTAgaccttttctttttcttgggcTGTAATATGGGATTGTTTCAAAATTTGAAATTTCCAAGTTTTTTCTTCAGTGTTACATCGTTTTGCCTTTGACATATGTATTCGGTTTATTGCCTTTGTGGCTTTGTTCTTGATCCTCTTTAGTTTCTTCTGATGAAGTGATTACTGACTGTATGACATTATTACGTTATGGAAGGTACTTGAGACAGGTGATGATCTAGGAGAAGTTACTGAAACAGTTGATTATTATGTTCAAGGGGCGACCATTGCTGCTGGTAACTTGTTCGGAAGGTATGCTGCTCCTTAATATTTTTAATGTATTCAATTACTTATACTAGCTTGGCATCATCTGTCGTGGAATTCATACATCACAACACATTCATGTTAAAAACCTCGGTGGTTTTATAGTAACGGACACAACCAATATATCTTTGGGCTATTGGATGTCCAGGACTGCATGAGCCCACCAGGTCAGCACAGATCCAAGACATGTTAATGGTGATTGGTTACCTGGTCTGCATGGTCCAGTAAAACCAGATCAAACTCAACTCTGAGGTTGTCTAGTTTATCATTGCATTTACTCGATGTACAACTATGTAGTAGACCGATGGGAAGGTTTCGTTTCATATGAGAAAGTAGAAAATCAAGGGGAGTGCTTCCATGCTCTTCCATGATTTTTTTCTCCACAATCTCAAAACATCTAAAATTGTTAACTTGTGAAGTTAATATTATTTATCTTAATTTATACGTTTCATATCTTCAGTCATGTGTAGGTGTAGCACAGTTTTTGTGTGACAACCCAGCCCTGTTGAGATTAATGCACATGTGCTGTCCAAAAACTTAAGCGTGTTATTTAATGTTCCCACACTTAAGGGAACTAGAGCATGACCAACATATAATATAAACTTAGGTTTGAAAGGTATAAACTTTTGATTGATCTTTCTGGGATAAGACATACATTTTGGAATAATAGGATAGGGGATCAGCTGGAGATGATCTTACATTTTAGCATTTTACATCTTTCTAGAATCATAAATAATTTTTTATAATTTAATATTGAGTTATGTTTGTGACAGTTTGACATTAATAATTAGTAGCCTTTATCATTCTGGTTTTGTTTGAATCTTTGCAGGCGGCGTGTCATACAGGTATACGCCACGGGTGCTCGTGTGCTTGATGGTTCTTTCATGACACAGGAGCTAAACTTTACTGCGCATTCTTCAGAATCTTCATCGTCAAGTTCTGAGCCTCTTGGAGTGGCATCTGCTTCCATTGCAGATCCATACGTTCTTTTGAAGATGGTTGATGGAACTGTTCAACTTCTTGTAGGAGGTATAGTATATCCACTAGTCCATCATTTTTCAGTTATGCTTTCTTGCTGTGGCCTTATATATAAAATTCAGTCAAGCTTTGAAGTTTAAGTTAACCAAATAGTAAAATAGGCCAAATTTGACAGTAGTGTGAGAGAACTTGTTCCAGAACAATTGTTATACAGAGATCATAGTAGCGACTGAATAGGCAACTGAAAGGTGAGTGGCGCAAAATACTTATCTAGCTTCTGTATAGCTTCTTAGTGCACTTTAACATGCGAAGGTTTCCTTACAGCTGAAGATAGAAGTTAGCAAGCTGATGCTTTCTCATTAGATAAATATATATGTATAAAGCTGTGTATGTATGAGTGCAGCGATTcagtgcccaggctcatctgcgcctggccagaaaaaaaatcacaaaaaatacaagaaaaattcgaaaaattccaatttttttcccATGGTAGAAAATTTATTGCGTGAGGTTCGCTCCAAATTCtagctcatttggacatctgagtagctctcagcaaagaAGACAAATCAGGtcaaaacagtacatgaacagtaaactaTTTTACAGAcactgaatttgtcttttttgccgagagttgctcatttgtccaaatgatttgaaaattggagcgggcctcacgcatcaaattgtctaccatggGAAAAAAATTGGAATTGTTTGAATTttcctagtatttgttttgattttttttattcaacacgggtgcagatgagcccgggctcagaAAAGGGTTTTTGTGTATTCAATCATAACATGTTTGTAAAAGGCAAAGTTCTAGCTCAAATCCTTAGTTCAGTGCCACCTTGTGAATTTAGGCAAGGTTTGGATGGAATGAAGGGTGATCTCAGTTCTCAGACAAAATAGACGTATATTTTGTGAAGATTTGTTCATAGATAAAGAGATCATGTAAAAGGGAAAGATCTAGCTTAAATACATGATGTTTAATTTTCTGATGCAGATCATTCTACTTGTGCTCTTTCGATCAGTGTTCCCAGTATTTTTACAAGCTCAAGCGAAAAAATATCTGCGTGTACACTTTATTGTGATAGAGGTCCTGAACCATGGCTGAGAAAGACACGTAGTGATGCATGGCTATCTAGTGGTATTGCAGAACCGATTGATGGCAGTGGTAGTTCATCTCAGGAGCAGTCTGATATATACTGCATCATTTGTTATGAAAGTGGTAAACTAGAAATTTTTGAAGTGCCTAGTTTCAGATGTGTTTTCTCTGTGGAAAGTTTCTTCTCTGGTGAGGCTCTTTTGGTTGATTCAAAAGGAAGACATGATGACACTAAAGTTTCTCTAAAGAAAGAAGCGGATAGCATTCGGGTAGTTGAGCTTGCAATGCATAGATGGTCTGGCCAGTTCAGTCGCCCATTCCTTTTTGGTTTATTGAACGATGGGACATTTTTGTGCTACCATGCTTTTTGCTATGAAGACTCGGAGAGTAATGTGAAAGACAATTCATTTTCACCTGCTGGTTCTGTGGATCTTGCCAGTGCCAGTGATTCGAGACTAAAAAATTTGAGATTTCACCGAATTTCTGTTGACATTACATTACGAGAAGACATATCAAGTCTTGCACGACCGAGAATCACAATTTTTAACAATGTTGGAGGTTATGAGGGATTGTTTCTTAGTGGCACGAGGCCAGTCTGGGTTATGGTTTGTCGGCAACGATTTCGGGTGCATCCACAGGTATGTCGTTGTTCTGCTGAGGTTTTTGTTGTCTTGCAATGTTTATTAAGTTTCATATACTTCCAACACCCCTCTCACGTGTGGCTCAATAAGGCCCAAACATGGACAGAAAGAGGGCAATGAACTTTTTTATTTAATTGCGAAAGCCGAGGCTTGAAACCAAGATCTCCTGGCTCTAATATCATATTAACATTCATGTACCAACCAGTAGAAGCAAGTGTTTGAACCGATGGAGAAGGTTGGGCAATCCTAATATACTTCAACATATTTGACCCTGTTTCTTGTTTCAATCTACGATCGAATTCTTGTTTACACGTATTTCACACTATTTAATTTCTTTGCATGTTGAAATGTATAGTAATTTCCAAATTTGATGGAGTATAAATGAACTAAAGTGATCTCACCTGCATGCCTCTAGCTCTCTGAATGCTGCTAATGTGACGAGTCAACACTTTCAGACAATGCATAGTTCCCTAGTTAGGCTCACTTTGCTGTTGTTCAATGTGCTGTGCTGGGATGTGGAATCTAGTTATTTTTGCTTTTTTACTGATTGCAGCAAGATTTTGCTGTTACATCTGCTCGAAAGAGTCTTTCAACTAACTTTAATTTGGATTGAGAAATAAACAGGCTGTTTTGAAAAACCACCACAATGCCAATTACCTTAGCTGACATCGGAATGGTTAAACATTTCTTTTGTTTCTTCATAGATTTAAATCGTCATATATGCCACCTTTTTTTCTTCCGGAAATGGTAATGAGCGAACGTTCCCTGGGAATGGTTTCTGGCACGAACTCTCTGAGTAAATAAGCTGACAGTGTGGGGCCTCGATGAGCAGGGCACACAGCGTCATTTGTTTCCAGGAGCATCCCAGAGCGAACGGCGTTGTCCGCTTGCGGGAACCTCCCAGAGCGCACGATTGTTCGCGGAAGGGGCACACATCGATTATGGTTCTCTCCCTGTTAGAGTCCTTTTTATTATTTCATGATGAGATATGTCCACAACTCTTCAGGCTTAAGTTGATTCTGAAGTACCAAATCGATCTAACTTTGATGTAGTGTTTCTTAGAACCAAATCTTATTTTGTTTTTTGTATGGTGTACCATGCAACTGGAAATCTGCAGTTATATGCAGCTTCAACTATAACTATATTTGCTTCTAGTCATCAGTGTGGCCTATCTAAGCTGTCCCATTTTGCAGTTATGTGATGGTCCCATTGAAGCCTTTACTGTTCTCCACAATGTAAACTGTTGTCACGGGCTTATATATGTTACATCACAGGTATGGAGTTGTTTGAATATCTCTCTCCCATATACTTTAAGAAATAGGAAATTTTAAAACTGGTGATTTTTCATGTTTAACAGGGTTTTCTGAAGATATGTCAACTGCCCGAAGCATATAACTATGACAACTACTGGCCTGTCCAAAAGGTAAAATTTGTTTAGGTACGCGTAAGTTGTATCTCGTtttgttgcagacttttcatacaTTGCACCTTTGCAGATCCCTTTGCATGGTACCCCTCATCAGGTTACATATTATGCCGAGCAGTCTCTGTATCCACTTATCGTGTCTGTTCCTGTAAGTAGTCTGTATCCGCTGTTTCCAGTGATAATTTGTAACACTGTTTTGTTACTGCCATCTTCGATTATGGTTGTCTGGCACCATCACATAATAAACTATCCTCAGATAACTACTTCAATACTAAGTTTATATTTCTGCAGGTTGTTCGCCCCTTAAATCAAGTTCTGTCAATTATGGCTGATCAAGATTTGGTTCATCACATGGATAATGATGCTACTAGTGCCGATGACCTGCAAAAAACGTATACTGTTGAGGAATTTGAAGTTCGCGTATTAGAGTTGGAGAAACCTAGTGGACGTTGGGAGACAAGGTCCACTATTCCAATGCAATCATTTGAAAATGCTCTGACTGTGCGCATTGTTACATTGCATGTATGTATTTCTTTTGTCCTTCCATACTTAAAACAAATTAAAGGCTGTTTTGACTCGCTCTAGTTCAGATATTGGTCTTTAGTTATGACAAAATTAAACAGAACAAGGAGACACAGCTTCTACGTTTATATTTGCCAGCGTCTATATTTGGGCTTAAAATCTATCTGGTCACAAACTTCAGTGACTAAATGTTCATATGTATTTTCTATTCACAAAAAGGTTCTGCATTTCCACTTCAGAACACAACCACCAAGGAAAATGAAACCCTGATGGCCATTGGGACTGCTTATGTTCAAGGGGAGGATGTAGCTGCCAGAGGACGGGTGCTTCTGTTCTCTTTCACTAAAAGCGAAAATTCTCAAAATCTGGTACTGTAGGGGAACACTGTCGCTATTGCATTTTTTCAACTTCATCACAATTTACTACTCCTTCCTATTCAAATTAATTGACGCTGGCTTAGTACAACTTTAGTATAAAATTGTACTAAGCCAGTGTCAATTAATTTTGATCGGTGGGAGTACTATATTAATTTGTTAACATGTAAACATTAATTCCAGGTAACAGAAGTCTACTCAAAAGAGAGTAAAGGTGCCGTATCAGCTGTTGCGTCACTTCAAGGTCATCTGCTGATAGCTGCTGGCCCAAAGATCACATTGAGCAAATGGACTGGTTCTGAATTGACTGCTGTTGCATTCTATGATGCTCCTTTGCATGTTGTGAGCTTGAATATTGTGAGTATTGCACAACGATTGGTTCTGAATATGTTGCTCCTTTGCATGTTGTGCCCACATTTAATGCTTATCCTTATAATCAACCTTCCTCAGTCCCTCATACAAATAGAAAAATCTTGTGTTTCCAACTCTTTCATGTGTTTTGAGGACAACTTAGTAAGGGGAAAGAAATACTGAGCTTGTGCTTGATCTTTTCTGTTTCAGCTAGATCTATTCTGGCTTTGAAAGTGCTTAATGAATGGGCTTGTTGGAACCCAGTCAGATTCTCAAAGTTTTCCATTGTGCTACCTCCGTAGTATTTCCCATCTCAGAGACTGTCTGCTGGGGGGCTATTTCCTTTGCAaatggacattttttgaaatttgcaaATTCCATGGAGTTCATTTGTAGAACTTTATTATAGATTCTTGAAGAAAAATGCACGAGTACGGCGGGACATGTTTTACATCCACGTGAAATTTAAACTTCAAACCCAGTATTATACGCTCACTTCCTCATCCCTGCAGCTTGTCTGCTGCTCACACTGTCGCCCCTCCCAGCAATGGATGCGTGCACCGCTGTCGCTCTTCTTGCTGCCATCTCTGTGCTTCTCACAGAGCATGTTATGATTTAGGCCTCCTGTTTGAGCCAGCTGGACTTGTGCTTTGGAGCTTCTCTGCTTGGCAGATGCTCTGAATTGCACCTTAACGTGTCATTCCAATCAGTCGCTCTCAGCTTTGCGAGCAGATGCATGCTCCGTGATGAACTAATCTCCTTGTCCTCCCAGCAGCCTTTTGCCATCGGCTAACGACTGCTTGCGTTCTCTCTGGTCTTATGGGTCCTGTGTTGCTCTTTACCAAGAGCCATCACACTATGGATCTCCTCTTACTCAAGAAGGTGTATGAGCTCCGTCATTCCTTGACTTCACCATCTGTGGCCTCTGTCAATGCTGTGGTTCCTAATGTTTGTTTCTTGGCAAATTATACGGTCCAGCAATTTGCAGTCTTTACATAATATAATTGTTATCCATTTCAGATTTGAATACTATGTATTGCCCAACTGCTTTGATTTCATATTCATTATGATGTTATACAATTTTTCTTGTATGTTAAGTTAGGCTGTTGCATGATTTAATAACATGTTTATATTGTGATTCTGCATACGAGATGCAGCAATTGTGCAGTCCTGTGATATTCTTTAAATTTCCAGGTCAAAAATTTCGTTTTGTTTGGCGATATCCATAAAAGCGTATATTTTCTTAGCTGGAAGGAGCAAGGTTCTCAATTGACTCTGCTTGCAAAAGATTTTGGATCTCTAGATTGCTTTGCAACTGAGTTCTTAATTGATGGAAGCACACTGAACCTTGCAGTTTCTGACTCTGATAAGAATTTGCAGGTCATTCTTTCTTATAATCTTTTTGTGTTACTGGTTTGTGTTTGATGTTCATTCACTACTATTTGATCCATCTGCTAGTGATTTACTATGAAATGAGTTTTTGATGATACTGAATCAAAAACTCATTGAAGCATCAAACTATCACTTACTACCGGACTGGTTCCTGGGATATTATCTTTGCTAGGGCCATTCATTACCAGTGTTTAAACATAAACATATCAAGTAATAACTGTAGACATCCTCTCTTTGAACTAGTTGTGGACTTAATGTCAGAAAATCACCTGGTAATTGTGGAATCAAGGAAATAATTATATTACTGTACTAATTTTAAATGCCATTTCAAGTCCCTGTTATGGTAGTATGTTATGGTTGGGTACATTGCAGTAGTTGATCTACCATTTAAAGATATTTGACATATTGCTGAGCAGCCTGAGCTTGTGTGCTTTGTTGGCAAATATAATTGGGGATACTACTTGATTGACTTGTACAGGATATGCTTCCTATTGAACACCTGAGTTAGTTGGATATAGTGCAACATGGAAGTGGCCCCCCTGTCCACCTGATTATTCACTGCACTCTAACAAATACCATCATGCAGATCTTCTACTATGCTCCCAAAATGGTGGAGAGCTGGAAGGGGCAGAAGCTCCTTTCCAGAGCAGAGTTTCATGTCGGAGCCCATCTGACCAAGTTTATGAGGCTGCAGATGCTTCCCGCTCCAGGATTGGCATCTGAGAAGACGAATCGTTTTGCCCTTCTTTTTGGTACTTTGGATGGTGGTATTGGATGCATTGCGCCTATTGATGAGTTGACATTCCGCCGGCTTCAGAGCTTACAGAGGAAGCTTGTAGACGCCGTCCCCCACGTGTGTGGCCTGAACCCAAGATCATTCAGGCAGTTCAAATCCAACGGGAAGGCACATCGTCCTGGACCAGATAACATCATTGACTTTGAGCTTCTTGCACAGTAAGTGAAGCTTCCACACATCAGCTTATATTGTTTTACCACTTATGCGGCCCTTATGCTCTCTTGCACATCTTGTTACACTCCAAATATGTTGCGTTGTCTCTTCACATAAAGAAATCCCCCTCTCCGTCCCAAAATAGGtgtttgtactaaatcagcgacacttattttgggacggaggataGAGGGTGTACAAGTATTCCATTCAAGCCAAGATTTGAGATGTATTGATCTTCGGTGTCTGGGTGCTGCTACTGCCGGTAGAAGGGCAGTGGTGGTAGATACTAGATAGGACTAGATAGGCAACAGTAAGTTGAAGTTTCTAGCCGCAAACATTA is a window encoding:
- the LOC123043369 gene encoding probable cleavage and polyadenylation specificity factor subunit 1 isoform X3, coding for MSYAAYKMKHWPTGIEHCAAGFIAHRPSDAAAFPAPAAGPAASSGADSDADSSSARRRGPTPNLVVAAANVLEVYAVRAEAAPAAEDGAAFDGVLGARLELVCHYRLHGNVESMAVLSDGAENRRDSIALAFRDTKITCLEFDDAIHGLRTSSMHCFEGPEWQHLKRGRESFAWGPVIKSDPLGRCGAALIYGLQMAILKAAQVGQSLVGEDEPTRALSSSAVRVESSYLIDLRALETNHVKDFTFVHGYIEPVLVILHEREPTWAGRISSKHHTCMISAFSISMTLKQHPVIWSAANLPHDAYQILSVPPPISGVLVVCANSIHYHSQSTSCSLALNSFSSQPDGSPEIPKLNFHVELDAAKATWLSNDIVMFSTKTGEMLLLTVVYDGRTVRRLDLMKSKASVISSGATTIGSSFFFLGSRLGDSLLVQFSCGVATSVLPDLIDERSGDIEGDLPFPKRLKRVPSDVLQDVTSVEELSFQNNMLPNSIESAQKISYVVRDKLINVGPLKDFSYGLRVNADANATGNAKQSNYELVCCSGHGKNGALSVLQQSIRPDLITEVELPSCRGIWTVYYKSSRAHTSEDNEYHAYLIISLESRTMVLETGDDLGEVTETVDYYVQGATIAAGNLFGRRRVIQVYATGARVLDGSFMTQELNFTAHSSESSSSSSEPLGVASASIADPYVLLKMVDGTVQLLVGDHSTCALSISVPSIFTSSSEKISACTLYCDRGPEPWLRKTRSDAWLSSGIAEPIDGSGSSSQEQSDIYCIICYESGKLEIFEVPSFRCVFSVESFFSGEALLVDSKGRHDDTKVSLKKEADSIRVVELAMHRWSGQFSRPFLFGLLNDGTFLCYHAFCYEDSESNVKDNSFSPAGSVDLASASDSRLKNLRFHRISVDITLREDISSLARPRITIFNNVGGYEGLFLSGTRPVWVMVCRQRFRVHPQLCDGPIEAFTVLHNVNCCHGLIYVTSQGFLKICQLPEAYNYDNYWPVQKIPLHGTPHQVTYYAEQSLYPLIVSVPVVRPLNQVLSIMADQDLVHHMDNDATSADDLQKTYTVEEFEVRVLELEKPSGRWETRSTIPMQSFENALTVRIVTLHNTTTKENETLMAIGTAYVQGEDVAARGRVLLFSFTKSENSQNLVTEVYSKESKGAVSAVASLQGHLLIAAGPKITLSKWTGSELTAVAFYDAPLHVVSLNIVKNFVLFGDIHKSVYFLSWKEQGSQLTLLAKDFGSLDCFATEFLIDGSTLNLAVSDSDKNLQIFYYAPKMVESWKGQKLLSRAEFHVGAHLTKFMRLQMLPAPGLASEKTNRFALLFGTLDGGIGCIAPIDELTFRRLQSLQRKLVDAVPHVCGLNPRSFRQFKSNGKAHRPGPDNIIDFELLAQ
- the LOC123043369 gene encoding probable cleavage and polyadenylation specificity factor subunit 1 isoform X1: MSYAAYKMKHWPTGIEHCAAGFIAHRPSDAAAFPAPAAGPAASSGADSDADSSSARRRGPTPNLVVAAANVLEVYAVRAEAAPAAEDGAAFDGVLGARLELVCHYRLHGNVESMAVLSDGAENRRDSIALAFRDTKITCLEFDDAIHGLRTSSMHCFEGPEWQHLKRGRESFAWGPVIKSDPLGRCGAALIYGLQMAILKAAQVGQSLVGEDEPTRALSSSAVRVESSYLIDLRALETNHVKDFTFVHGYIEPVLVILHEREPTWAGRISSKHHTCMISAFSISMTLKQHPVIWSAANLPHDAYQILSVPPPISGVLVVCANSIHYHSQSTSCSLALNSFSSQPDGSPEIPKLNFHVELDAAKATWLSNDIVMFSTKTGEMLLLTVVYDGRTVRRLDLMKSKASVISSGATTIGSSFFFLGSRLGDSLLVQFSCGVATSVLPDLIDERSGDIEGDLPFPKRLKRVPSDVLQDVTSVEELSFQNNMLPNSIESAQKISYVVRDKLINVGPLKDFSYGLRVNADANATGNAKQSNYELVCCSGHGKNGALSVLQQSIRPDLITEVELPSCRGIWTVYYKSSRAHTSEDNEYHAYLIISLESRTMVLETGDDLGEVTETVDYYVQGATIAAGNLFGRRRVIQVYATGARVLDGSFMTQELNFTAHSSESSSSSSEPLGVASASIADPYVLLKMVDGTVQLLVGDHSTCALSISVPSIFTSSSEKISACTLYCDRGPEPWLRKTRSDAWLSSGIAEPIDGSGSSSQEQSDIYCIICYESGKLEIFEVPSFRCVFSVESFFSGEALLVDSKGRHDDTKVSLKKEADSIRVVELAMHRWSGQFSRPFLFGLLNDGTFLCYHAFCYEDSESNVKDNSFSPAGSVDLASASDSRLKNLRFHRISVDITLREDISSLARPRITIFNNVGGYEGLFLSGTRPVWVMVCRQRFRVHPQLCDGPIEAFTVLHNVNCCHGLIYVTSQGFLKICQLPEAYNYDNYWPVQKIPLHGTPHQVTYYAEQSLYPLIVSVPVVRPLNQVLSIMADQDLVHHMDNDATSADDLQKTYTVEEFEVRVLELEKPSGRWETRSTIPMQSFENALTVRIVTLHNTTTKENETLMAIGTAYVQGEDVAARGRVLLFSFTKSENSQNLVTEVYSKESKGAVSAVASLQGHLLIAAGPKITLSKWTGSELTAVAFYDAPLHVVSLNIVKNFVLFGDIHKSVYFLSWKEQGSQLTLLAKDFGSLDCFATEFLIDGSTLNLAVSDSDKNLQIFYYAPKMVESWKGQKLLSRAEFHVGAHLTKFMRLQMLPAPGLASEKTNRFALLFGTLDGGIGCIAPIDELTFRRLQSLQRKLVDAVPHVCGLNPRSFRQFKSNGKAHRPGPDNIIDFELLAHYEMLSLEEQLDIAQQIGTTRAQILSNFADISLGTSFL